Proteins encoded together in one Lathyrus oleraceus cultivar Zhongwan6 chromosome 5, CAAS_Psat_ZW6_1.0, whole genome shotgun sequence window:
- the LOC127080686 gene encoding putative F-box protein At5g55150, whose amino-acid sequence MLMIPTKKRWERSLYGISSNTSYNKRLCGSSHGWLAKVDYCSKVTSITLLNPFKDAVSITSPPIYMIYGYRRRKDYEYVVHKIVLSANPTFKPRDYVVVAIYSVWRFLAILRAGQKNWTYIDDIHRLINDVIFYKGLVYAMRLIN is encoded by the coding sequence ATGCTTATGATTCCCACAAAAAAGAGATGGGAGAGAAGTTTATATGGAATTTCATCCAACACAAGTTATAACAAGAGGCTTTGTGGTTCAAGTCATGGTTGGCTAGCTAAGGTGGATTATTGTTCTAAAGTTACCTCTATAACACTCCTCAATCCTTTTAAAGATGCGGTTTCCATCACTTCACCACCCATCTACATGATATATGGGTATAGAAGAAGAAAAGATTATGAGTATGTTGTGCATAAGATTGTTTTATCTGCTAATCCTACATTTAAGCCACGCGATTATGTAGTTGTAGCCATTTATAGTGTGTGGCGATTTCTTGCTATCCTAAGAGCTGGACAAAAGAATTGGACTTATATCGATGATATTCATCGTCTCATCAATGATGTTATATTCTATAAAGGTTTAGTATATGCTATGAGACTAATAAATTGA